The Rhodohalobacter sp. SW132 genomic sequence GCAGACCAAACTGCTGCTGATGGATGAACCCACAAACGGGCTCGACATCCCTTCGAAAAGTCAGTTTCGAAAACTACAGGCTTCGCTGCAGCGGGAAGATCGCTGCGTTGTGATCTCCACTCATCAGGTGAGAGATTTGGGTTCGATGATCGACCACATAACGGTACTGAAAGATGGAAATATTGTTTTCAATCACTCACTTGAGGAGATCCTGTCCACTATTTCATTTCAAAAAACAGATCCCAATCCAAATGAGGAGATCCTCTATTCAGAAGAAATTCTGGGAGGATTGCATGCCATCACACCATATAAAAACCGGGCAAAAGAGACAGATATTGACTTGGAACTGCTTTTTAACGGCATTATCCATCAAACTGAGACAATAACACGCGAATTTAAATCGAGAGAAAAATGAAATCAATCACCCATACATCCGGATTTTCAAAAGATCGGTTTTTTCAGCTGATTAAACGCACTCTTGTTCTCAACCAAAAAAAATGGGGCATTGCTCTTGCCGGAGGATTTGGTACTCTGCTTCTCCTCGTGCTGATAATCAATACAAGTCACACCCAGGGCAGGCAGTTTGTGGTAAGCATAGGCCTCATTCTCTATCAATTCGGAGGATACATTCTCACAGCTGGTATTTTCAGCGAACTCAATAGTAAATCTTCTTCTCCTCAGCTGTTTACACTGCCGGCAACAACGTTTGAAAAGTTCTTCACTGCCTGGTTTTTGAGTTATTTTGTGTATACGGTCATCGTAATAGGATTACTTACCTTACTAAGTATGTTTCTTGGCCTGAACCCTACTCTATTATCTCTTCCCGTTACGGATCAGAATTTGAGTATTTCAAATGTAAATATGCTTGAAAAAGTAATCTCTTTCACCGTTTATCACAGCATATTTTTACTGGGTGCGGCCTATTTTAAAAGCTATAATTTCCTTAAAACTGTCCTGGCCATTGTAATCACTTTTGCCATATTTATTATTTTTCTTTGGAACCTATTGTTTGAGGTATTGACCGGAAAACATAGTTATACATATTTTAATGAATTAAGTGCCACCCCCGGGGAACTCACCCTGATCGTAACTCTATTTAAAGCTGGAATTGCTGCATTATTTCTTTTCTTCTCCTATCGTCAACTTAAAAACCGGCAGGTTGCGTGATGGAATATTCAGAAGACCGCCCGATTTACATGCAGATTACCGATCATTTTTGCGATCAGATACTGAACAAAGAATGGTCGGCCGGTGAGCGGATTCCATCGGTACGGGAGATGGCTGTCAAGATGGAGGTCAATCCTAACACCGCCATCCGCGCCTATCATTACTTGCAGGATGAAAATGTGCTTTATAATGAGCGGGGCGTGGGGTATTTCGTATCAGACAAGGCGTACGAACTCGTCCTTGACCTGAAACGCGAAGAGTTCATAAGAGAGAAACTCCCTGTTTTTTATCGGGATATGAGACAGCTTGGAATTAGCCCATTTGACCTGAAAAGTCTTTATGAAAAGCATCATGGCGATGATGAAATGTAAAAACCGCTAGGGCCGCTATTTACACAAAGAATTTGACCACCAACAGATAAAATACCTTAAAAAGATCAGTCCTCTTTCTGTAAATCACAAAACCAAAACCCCATTTTGGAGGGTGCTTTTTTATCTGTATCAGAATCATTTTGTGAACCGGGTGAATCGTATTCCCGGTAAACAACATCTCCCCGCCGGACCAGAACCGGTTGTTTAAATATCGGGCCGTCATACACAAAGGTATGAAACTCCCCGTTTTCACCGCATGGATCCACATCATCCGGCAAATCTTTCAAAAACTGCTGATCGATCTCCCTCCCGGCAAAGCTCTTTCCCAGTTTATCTGCATCCACACAAACAGCAATTGCCCGAAAACCGTCATCAATAAACTGCTGCATCAGCTTTCGGGTATCTTTTCCCCAGATCGGAAATATCGATTGTAATCCTACCTCTTTCATCTGATTCTCTCTGTACTCTTTCAAATCCTCCAGGAAGATATCGCCGAATGCTGCCTGTTCGAAACCGACACTTTTGTGGCGAATCATCTCACGTTTCATCAGCTTGTTATAGAGCTCCATTCCGGGCTGATCCGGCAGTTCGAGAACAGATAGAGGCAGGCCGATTTGCTTCGCCTGCCTCCTGATGAGTTCGATTTGAACTCCATGCATGGTCACCCTCGCCCGATTCCGGTTAATGGCTGTAAACAATCGCACCCTATGATCTTCCCCTGACTGAAGCAGCTTGTGCAATGCGAGCGCACTATCTTTTCCTCCGCTCCAGTGAAAGATTGTTTTGGCCGATTGTTTGGTCATCGCATTAGGTTATTTCTGATGATTTCAGTGAAGGAACTGAGCGCGCTGACCACTCAAACAAGCCAAACATTACCACGCCGTATGCCAGTGTTCCCGCAAGAAGATTCAGCTCAAACGGAATCGCGGCAACCAGGCATAGCCAAAGCCCCTCTAACGTAAGCGGGTACATCGGGCTGGAGAGCCAAACGCCGATATCGGTCACGATCCAGTGAATAAATACAATTGCAACGGAAGCTCCTACAAACCGTCCGACTCCTTTGTTTGGTTTCATCCAGCGCCCGGCAAATACCATCAGCGCAAAAGCACCGTACACCCAGAGGAACCCATCATAAAAAAAGACCCACTCTCCAAAATAGAGAAATCGGTTGAGCATGATATCACTCAGCCAGAGTGTAAGCAGCGGGAATATTAACGCTTTGGAGCGACTGAAATAGGCCCCTCCAAATAGTGCCATAGCCCCGATCGGCGAGAAATTCGCCATTGCCATCTCGCCGGCGTGAGAACCCATATAAACGCGCCAGGTTGCCATTGCGGCGATGAAAAGCAGAATTACCGCACCAGCCATCCCAAAAGTAAATGTATCTTTAAGTCTGTTCATAGTTGTTCAGGTGACGAATCAGAGATTGAACCGGAGTCCGGCTTTTACGGCTGTTCCCATGGTATTATACCCATACACCTCCGTAAAATCGGAATTGAACAGATTTTTCACATCTCCAAAGATCGTGAATCTGCCATCATACAGTTTATACTCCGCATAGATATTCACGAGCGTATATGCATCAAGAGTCACATCTTCCTGCATAAAATTATCGGGATTGAAGAAAATATCGGTTCGCTCGCCATTGTACTCACCATCCAGCCGAACATAGATCTGATCGGTAACAGATACTCCGGCATTAAAACCAAAACTGTTCGTTGGCCGGCGAATCAGGTTGCTTTGCGTATCTTCTCCATCTTCTCCGAATGTTGTAATTTCGCCGTCAAGATAATTGTACCACGCGCCGGTTCTGATGCGGTTATTGATGATCCAATCAGCAGATAGCTCAATTCCCTGATCGTTCTGACGATCCCGGTTGATGTATCCTGTCGGGCCATAGATGATCAGATCGTCAATCTCCCGGTTGAAATACTGAGCGCTCAATTTCAGGGATTGGTCCAACAGGTATGATTCTGCCCCGATATTAAAATAGAGACTTGTTTGAGGATCCAAATCCGGATTGGCGCCAAACTGACCAAATAGCTCATCCAGTGTTGGAGCTTTAAATCCGCTGCTGACCGATGCAAAGAGCTTCACCTGATCCGTAACCTGATACGACGGCGCAATACTGAATGTGGAATTGTTGCCGTACTCGCTGTGGTTGTTCAGCCTGTAGCCGATTTCAGTACTCAGTCCATTCCAATCCTTAAGATAGAGTGTGGCGTACGGACTAACGACCTGTGCATCTCTCTCTTCAAATACCACCGTTACAGGATTTCCATTATTGTCAAACCCCTCATCTTCGCTTTCGGGAATCGTAAAATCCTGGAAATTGAATCCCGCCAGAACCTGCAGGTGATTTGTCAGCCTGTAATTTCCAAACAGATCGGCATTGTGCATCTGCCCCTCAAATTCATTAACCCCAAACTGCGAATCAAACATTCGCTGGGTTCGTGAGTAGTTATATCCTCCATTCAAACGCAGATCACCCCTGCTGAACTGTGCCTGCACTCCGGGATTCAGAAGCTCAAGAGAATAAAAGTTATCCGCATCCTGGAAAGCGTCTGCGTCGTAATCTCCCTCATTTTTGGAATAGTTCAGAAATGGAGAAATCGTAAGATTTTCAGTCACTGAAACGTCTGCCTTTCCAAAAAATGAATCCAGTGAATAACCATCGTCACCGAAGGTTCCTGTATCTTCGGGATCACGGGCGGCACTGAATCCGTCACTCGTCTCCCGGTTGTAATTCAGCGTATAGCGCACTCGCTCGCCGGCACTTCCATTCACGCCCACATTTCCATTAAAGGTGTTATATGAGCCATACGAAAGGCGTCCGGTTGCGTTCACAAGTTCGTCACCGCCGCTTCGGGTAATCAGGTTTACCACACCTGCGATGGCATCGGTACCGTAAAGAGTGGACTGACTTCCTTTGATAATTTCAATTTGTTCAATGTTATTTGTGGGCAGCAGCCGCAGGTCAAAAAGTCCGCCAACCCCGGATGGATCACTCACCGGCAGACCATCCACAAGAATAAGAGTATTTTGAGCTGCTGCGCCCTGTAAATAGAGAATTCGTCCGTTTGATGGGGCTCCATAGGAATCGTTTACCCGGATTCCACTCTGCTGATTCAGAATCTGGGAGAGATCCCGGCCGCTATTTCGTTCAATCTCTTCGCGGGTGATCAGGATAACGGGCTTTGTTGTTTCCCGCTGCGTAAGCGGCAGTTTGGATGCTGTAACCACCACACGATCGAGTTCAAGAGTATCGGTCGCGACATCGGAAGGTTCCGATTCAATAAATGGCTGTGCCTGAATTGCTGAGGCGCACAGCAGAAATCCCGCTAATAGTAGATAAATTTTGCTCATGGTCGAATTGATTTTATTTAGTTTAACCGATGAGCTTTCGAGAAAAAATAGAAAGGTGTACTACAATAACATCCGCACAATTTAATAACGCACGGGCAGAGCAGTTCCACATTCCTGGCTTTTCCTCCGAAAGCCTGAATTATTTATGATTTGC encodes the following:
- a CDS encoding GntR family transcriptional regulator, with amino-acid sequence MEYSEDRPIYMQITDHFCDQILNKEWSAGERIPSVREMAVKMEVNPNTAIRAYHYLQDENVLYNERGVGYFVSDKAYELVLDLKREEFIREKLPVFYRDMRQLGISPFDLKSLYEKHHGDDEM
- a CDS encoding diphthine--ammonia ligase, translating into MTKQSAKTIFHWSGGKDSALALHKLLQSGEDHRVRLFTAINRNRARVTMHGVQIELIRRQAKQIGLPLSVLELPDQPGMELYNKLMKREMIRHKSVGFEQAAFGDIFLEDLKEYRENQMKEVGLQSIFPIWGKDTRKLMQQFIDDGFRAIAVCVDADKLGKSFAGREIDQQFLKDLPDDVDPCGENGEFHTFVYDGPIFKQPVLVRRGDVVYREYDSPGSQNDSDTDKKAPSKMGFWFCDLQKED
- a CDS encoding DUF6580 family putative transport protein, whose amino-acid sequence is MNRLKDTFTFGMAGAVILLFIAAMATWRVYMGSHAGEMAMANFSPIGAMALFGGAYFSRSKALIFPLLTLWLSDIMLNRFLYFGEWVFFYDGFLWVYGAFALMVFAGRWMKPNKGVGRFVGASVAIVFIHWIVTDIGVWLSSPMYPLTLEGLWLCLVAAIPFELNLLAGTLAYGVVMFGLFEWSARSVPSLKSSEIT
- a CDS encoding TonB-dependent siderophore receptor — protein: MSKIYLLLAGFLLCASAIQAQPFIESEPSDVATDTLELDRVVVTASKLPLTQRETTKPVILITREEIERNSGRDLSQILNQQSGIRVNDSYGAPSNGRILYLQGAAAQNTLILVDGLPVSDPSGVGGLFDLRLLPTNNIEQIEIIKGSQSTLYGTDAIAGVVNLITRSGGDELVNATGRLSYGSYNTFNGNVGVNGSAGERVRYTLNYNRETSDGFSAARDPEDTGTFGDDGYSLDSFFGKADVSVTENLTISPFLNYSKNEGDYDADAFQDADNFYSLELLNPGVQAQFSRGDLRLNGGYNYSRTQRMFDSQFGVNEFEGQMHNADLFGNYRLTNHLQVLAGFNFQDFTIPESEDEGFDNNGNPVTVVFEERDAQVVSPYATLYLKDWNGLSTEIGYRLNNHSEYGNNSTFSIAPSYQVTDQVKLFASVSSGFKAPTLDELFGQFGANPDLDPQTSLYFNIGAESYLLDQSLKLSAQYFNREIDDLIIYGPTGYINRDRQNDQGIELSADWIINNRIRTGAWYNYLDGEITTFGEDGEDTQSNLIRRPTNSFGFNAGVSVTDQIYVRLDGEYNGERTDIFFNPDNFMQEDVTLDAYTLVNIYAEYKLYDGRFTIFGDVKNLFNSDFTEVYGYNTMGTAVKAGLRFNL